From a single Miscanthus floridulus cultivar M001 chromosome 8, ASM1932011v1, whole genome shotgun sequence genomic region:
- the LOC136473459 gene encoding AP-4 complex subunit sigma, with protein sequence MTIRFVLFVNKQGQTRLAQYYEHLSLDERRALEGEIVRKCLARTDQQCSFVEHRNYKVVYRRYASLFFLVGVDNDENELAILEFIHLLVETMDRHFGNVCELDIMFHLEKVHFMLEEMVMNGCIVETSKQNILAPIQLMEKTS encoded by the exons ATGACGATCCGGTTCGTGCTGTTCGTGAACAAGCAGGGCCAGACGCGGCTGGCGCAGTACTACGAGCACCTCTCCCTCGACGAGCGACGCGCCCTCGAGGGCGAGATCGTCCGCAAGTGCCTCGCCCGCACCGACCAGCAG TGTTCGTTCGTGGAGCACCGGAACTACAAGGTCGTGTACAGGCGCTACGCCTCCCTTTTCTTCCTCGTCGGCGTCGACAATGATGAG AATGAGTTAGCTATCCTTGAATTTATACATCTTTTGGTGGAAACTATGGATCGCCACTTTGGCAATGTG TGCGAGCTTGATATCATGTTCCATCTGGAGAAAGTGCACTTCATGTTGGAAGAGATGGTGATGAATGGTTGCATTGTGGAGACGAGTAAACAGAACATCTTGGCACCCATACAACTTATGGAGAAAACTTCCTAA